In Romboutsia lituseburensis, a genomic segment contains:
- a CDS encoding peptidylprolyl isomerase, giving the protein MSEEKNLKPNNEEEVKINQEEVNNVHENDTEEVMKETENIESKELKKDNKSTKAIVIGAIVGVLCLGAGYTVGKDTGRKLPATHKSYGSKVIATVGDTKITEKELSGRMQPLFYLNGKTEMASDQVKAYEESMIDYMTTTEVLYLEGKSEKMTATKEEVDSEYTNLMSSITQQFGLSEEDYLKQFKLTKEDVRKDVEKEVIAMKYMKKASEVSEKEAKNYYDKNKDEFLKVRASHILIQNTGSDGKEVSADQKKKNKEKAEEILKKAQSGEDFAELAKNYSQDSSAENGGDLDFFGKGQMVEPFEKAAFSLKVGEVSKDVIESQFGYHIIKKTDEKQEDFDTIKNDLITKLSYEKQNNVVDNLVEKYNVDVKDR; this is encoded by the coding sequence ATGTCAGAAGAAAAAAACTTAAAGCCAAATAATGAAGAAGAAGTGAAAATAAACCAAGAAGAGGTTAATAATGTTCATGAAAATGATACAGAAGAAGTAATGAAAGAAACTGAAAATATTGAATCGAAAGAATTAAAAAAAGATAATAAAAGTACTAAAGCAATAGTTATAGGGGCTATAGTTGGAGTATTATGCTTAGGAGCAGGATATACGGTCGGTAAAGATACAGGAAGAAAATTGCCGGCGACACATAAAAGCTATGGTAGTAAGGTAATAGCTACTGTAGGAGATACAAAAATAACAGAGAAAGAACTTAGCGGTAGAATGCAGCCTTTATTCTATTTAAACGGAAAAACTGAAATGGCAAGTGATCAAGTAAAAGCTTATGAAGAAAGTATGATTGATTATATGACTACAACAGAGGTGTTATATTTAGAAGGTAAGAGTGAAAAAATGACAGCTACTAAAGAAGAGGTTGATTCTGAATATACTAATTTAATGTCGAGCATAACACAACAATTCGGATTATCAGAAGAAGATTACTTAAAACAATTTAAGCTTACTAAAGAAGATGTTAGAAAAGATGTGGAAAAAGAAGTAATAGCAATGAAATATATGAAAAAAGCTTCAGAAGTATCAGAAAAAGAAGCTAAAAATTACTATGATAAAAATAAGGACGAGTTCTTAAAAGTAAGAGCATCTCATATATTAATACAAAATACAGGCTCAGATGGTAAAGAAGTAAGTGCAGATCAAAAGAAAAAGAATAAAGAAAAAGCCGAAGAAATATTAAAGAAAGCTCAAAGTGGTGAAGATTTTGCTGAGTTAGCTAAAAACTACTCTCAAGATTCAAGTGCTGAAAATGGTGGAGATTTAGATTTCTTTGGAAAAGGACAAATGGTAGAACCTTTTGAAAAAGCAGCATTTTCACTTAAAGTAGGAGAGGTTAGCAAAGATGTTATAGAAAGTCAATTTGGATATCATATAATCAAAAAGACTGATGAAAAACAAGAAGATTTTGATACTATAAAAAATGATTTAATAACTAAATTATCTTATGAAAAACAAAATAATGTTGTAGATAACTTAGTAGAAAAATATAATGTTGATGTAAAAGATAGATAA
- a CDS encoding nitrite/sulfite reductase yields MDKFKELLLNEFPNFKEQSLKLLNGEINKMAYKGFSGGYGVYAQRDLKSFMIRLRVSAGVLSKSQLNKIYKMALNHKLEKIHLTTRQAIQLHDLSIDSIVDVMEEGIKNDIFTRGGGGNFPRNVGLSPLSGVDPKEVFDVTPYAIATDKYFIKNSTTYHLPRKLKVSYSSSYTDAAHCSIQDLGFVATMKDNEPYFRVFLGGGLGKNPKVALELDEVIKPKDALYCVQGMIELFMAEGNYENKNKARVRYMVEKLGEEEFLEKFKEYCAKVKEKDGLCLNVDPIDYSKPGCKIDLCDPRLIPQKQDGLYTVYIHPIGGQLYLKDLKVLLNELDKVKNPMIRLGMTEGLYILNLDGNEAKRMLEVSKTMTCNSHLEQSVSCIGVPICQMGIQNSQKMLNEIIDYFRSQNNEDILNRAPKLHISGCPNSCGVHQVSSIGLCGKKKNIDGVSTDAFELTVGGSFEIGKTKLGKSLGDFKASDLPEVLYKICEVAPKDFYDWANSCPKELNEIIDKYKI; encoded by the coding sequence ATGGATAAATTTAAAGAATTATTATTAAACGAGTTCCCTAACTTCAAAGAACAATCTTTGAAATTACTAAATGGCGAAATAAATAAAATGGCATATAAAGGCTTTTCTGGCGGATATGGAGTTTATGCACAAAGAGATTTAAAATCATTTATGATAAGACTTAGGGTGTCTGCAGGTGTTTTATCTAAATCTCAACTTAATAAAATATATAAAATGGCTCTTAATCATAAACTTGAAAAAATACACTTAACAACAAGACAGGCAATACAACTTCATGACCTTTCTATAGATTCTATAGTAGATGTTATGGAAGAAGGAATAAAAAATGATATATTTACTAGAGGTGGCGGTGGAAACTTCCCTAGAAATGTAGGATTATCTCCACTTTCAGGTGTTGATCCTAAGGAAGTATTTGATGTAACACCTTATGCAATTGCTACTGATAAATATTTTATAAAAAATTCTACTACATATCATTTACCTAGAAAATTAAAAGTTTCTTATTCTAGTAGCTATACTGATGCAGCTCATTGTAGTATACAAGATTTAGGTTTTGTTGCAACAATGAAGGATAATGAACCATACTTTAGAGTTTTCTTAGGTGGTGGTTTAGGTAAAAATCCTAAAGTAGCTTTAGAACTTGATGAAGTTATAAAACCTAAAGATGCACTTTATTGCGTTCAAGGTATGATAGAGTTATTTATGGCTGAAGGAAACTATGAAAATAAGAACAAAGCTAGAGTTAGATATATGGTAGAAAAACTTGGTGAAGAAGAATTCTTAGAAAAATTCAAAGAATACTGTGCCAAAGTTAAAGAAAAAGATGGTTTATGCCTAAATGTTGATCCAATTGATTATTCTAAACCAGGATGTAAAATTGATTTATGTGATCCTAGGTTAATTCCTCAAAAGCAAGATGGTTTATATACAGTTTATATACACCCAATAGGAGGCCAGTTATATCTTAAAGATTTAAAAGTTTTACTTAATGAATTAGATAAAGTTAAAAATCCTATGATAAGACTTGGGATGACTGAAGGATTATATATATTAAACTTAGATGGAAATGAAGCTAAAAGAATGCTTGAAGTTAGTAAAACTATGACTTGTAACTCTCATTTAGAGCAAAGTGTATCTTGTATAGGTGTTCCTATATGCCAAATGGGTATACAAAACAGTCAAAAAATGCTAAACGAAATAATAGATTACTTTAGATCTCAAAATAATGAGGATATTCTAAATAGAGCGCCTAAACTTCACATCTCTGGATGTCCAAATTCATGTGGAGTACATCAAGTAAGTAGCATAGGTCTATGTGGTAAAAAGAAAAACATAGATGGTGTATCAACTGATGCATTTGAGCTTACTGTTGGTGGTAGCTTTGAAATTGGAAAAACTAAATTAGGTAAATCATTAGGTGATTTTAAAGCTAGTGATTTACCTGAAGTTCTTTATAAAATATGTGAAGTAGCCCCAAAAGATTTTTATGACTGGGCTAACTCATGTCCAAAAGAACTAAATGAAATAATAGATAAATATAAAATATAA